CATCAGAAATGACAGAATCTGCTTTTGAACGTGTTATTATGGAGCAAAATTTACGTATTGCGATCAAAGAAGAAAACTTTTCTGTACACTACCAACCTCAAATTGATTCTAATACAAATAGTTTAGTAGGAATGGAAGCACTTGTAAGATGGGAACATAACGAAGTAGGAATGATTGCTCCTGAAAAATTCATCCCTTTAGCTGAAGAGACAGGTATGATAATTCAAATAGACTTGATAGTTTTACGCAATGCAATGACTCAAGTGAAAAAATGGTATGAACAAGGGTTAAATCCTGGAAAGCTTTCACTTAATCTCTCAGCAAAACAGATAGAAAATAAAAATTTTATAGAGATACTTTCTCAAACAATGCAAGTGTTAGATTTTGATCCTGCGTGGTTGACATTAGAGATTACAGAGAGCCAAATTATGAAAAATCCTGAAGACTCGATTAGAAAATTAAAAGAGATTAGTGCTTTAGGGATTGAGATAGCGATTGATGACTTTGGAACAGGTTATTCTTCACTTGCATATTTAAAACGTCTTCCTGTAAACAAATTAAAAATTGACAAAGCTTTTGTTGATGGTTTACCGCATGATGAAGAGGATATTGCTATTTCAAAAGCGATTATAGCCCTGGCAAAAACATTGAATTTAAAACTTGTAGCCGAAGGTGTAGAAACTAAGGAACAGCAAGAATTTATGCTGGCAAACGGTTGTGATGTAATTCAGGGATATTACTATTCAAAACCGATTGACTCAAATAATATGCAAGAGTATTTAACTGCTATTTAAATTTACTATCCGGCAATGCCGCTACTCTACGCAGCGCTGTATCTGCTTCACGAAACATATCATCTGTAATTTGTGAGAGCTCTTTATAATATAGTTTTAATTTATCAGCATCTAAACTGCTTATACTTCCATTAAAAACTTTAGATAATAAACTTGTCTTTTTTTTCTGCAGCTTCTGATGGATCTGATAAACTCTAGCATAATCTTTATGCCATTGCTCATGGATTTTGTCTAAACGTTCAAAAAGTTGATGGCCCAGAATTTGTGTCATTGTATCTTTATTTGAGTAAAACCATTGTCCACACTCACACTCCATTTTCCCAAGTGCTGTCGGTTCTTCAACATCTTTACCTTTGATAATCTGTTTAATCTTATCCATCTGTCTTTGATGAGTTTCTTTTGCAAGTGCAATTGCTTCTAACATCTCATTTTTTTTCATTTTTCTACTCTTCTTGGCAAAAATTGCCTAAATTATACAAAAATTAAAAAAAATTAACAAATAAAACTATATAATGAATTTAATTTTTCTAAAAGGATTAGAATATGGCACGTCCAACTCCTATCGATAAAGAGAAAATATTAGACCCTAAAAAATATATTGTTTCCAAAACAGATGCCAAAGGGATCATAGAATATGGAAATGATTATTTTGTAGAAATTTCAGGCTATTCAGAATCGGAACTAATAGGTAAACCTCATAACATTATCCGTCATCCAGATATGCCAAAAGTGGTATTTAAGATGATGTGGGATCGCATTAACCGTGCACAAAACATTATGGCAGTCGTAAAAAACATGGCAAAAGACGGCAGTTATTATTGGGTTGTCACCGAATTTGAACCTAAGGTAGACCCTATTACAAACGAGATTATCTCGCACACCGCCTTTAGAAAAGCTGCTCCTAAAAAAGCTGTAGAAGTGATGGAGCCGATCTATCAAAAACTGATTGAAATTGAAAAAGAAGGGGGTATGGAAGCAAGTGAAAAATATCTTCGCGGCTTCTTAGAAGAGAAGAATCTAACCTATGATCAATTCATTGATAATCTTGTTGGAAACAAAGGTCTTTTCAAAATCTTTTTCTCTGCTATGAAAAAACTATTTTCATAAACAAGCCTTTTTTAGATAAAATATCCTTTTTGAAAAGGATATTTTGTTGAATCTAC
This window of the Sulfurimonas sp. C5 genome carries:
- a CDS encoding CZB domain-containing protein; translation: MKKNEMLEAIALAKETHQRQMDKIKQIIKGKDVEEPTALGKMECECGQWFYSNKDTMTQILGHQLFERLDKIHEQWHKDYARVYQIHQKLQKKKTSLLSKVFNGSISSLDADKLKLYYKELSQITDDMFREADTALRRVAALPDSKFK
- a CDS encoding PAS domain-containing protein, producing the protein MARPTPIDKEKILDPKKYIVSKTDAKGIIEYGNDYFVEISGYSESELIGKPHNIIRHPDMPKVVFKMMWDRINRAQNIMAVVKNMAKDGSYYWVVTEFEPKVDPITNEIISHTAFRKAAPKKAVEVMEPIYQKLIEIEKEGGMEASEKYLRGFLEEKNLTYDQFIDNLVGNKGLFKIFFSAMKKLFS